Proteins from a genomic interval of Maniola hyperantus chromosome 1, iAphHyp1.2, whole genome shotgun sequence:
- the LOC117996369 gene encoding 5'-AMP-activated protein kinase subunit gamma-2-like has translation MDPILENEAALSDSSCSKYGMSRRKKKKDQHEAQNESQTVVGDKKKFVVTTLSTSDDQNPPSERLPQSNVHTIHFGTRGVESQRPHVRSIFKDKPAETSRPSSAERETSSKKEYETFHGTSSSPRSSIFDIFRIRRKSDSKKHQSLIQNVKGAIAGTSKESPENSKADQSSLDPKESHKKYYYTVTGASSRKSSPITRVMDIFRSKPNSQSDQNATETTKKKNTKQIRRSSIGTTSPTYHKNSYASLDPVQAKQLFREVRGLPKYDPYLSIVQISLGGRDKTRLLLNFFKYHKCYEILPKSAKVIIFDTQFPVRKTFPTLVSHGIRSAPLWDANKKLLVGMITVTDFIRILLLHEKENLSMDDFEKHTLHNWRKILRPTRKPLCSASPDQSLHDAINLLSKNRVHRLLMMDPITGDVLYILSHKRILRFLFVYLNEFPELTFFHKNMMDLNIGTYEDIISVTDNTSIQEAFQLLLEKDISALPILDENGVLIDVYAKYEVLNLVSEKLYLNLSLTVGEVRNKKKDWEEKLQKCLSSITLYEALEIIVRTESHRLLLVNKDDKLVGIVSLSDILVYLNRVIPTEKKVSTLQEIFRPLEVNKVPESLKESENEVITITVPNILAQSVPEAVEVACEPNSSTGNNVTETITNTNNLETEVEKASPTIESDTVGINESVEEVPQSQ, from the coding sequence ATGGATCCTATATTAGAAAATGAAGCTGCTCTGTCAGACTCCTCTTGCAGTAAATATGGAATGTCAAGACGCAAAAAGAAGAAAGACCAACATGAAGCGCAAAATGAGAGTCAAACGGTTGTTGGTGATAAGAAAAAATTTGTTGTTACTACATTATCCACATCAGATGACCAAAATCCTCCATCTGAACGCTTGCCACAAAGTAACGTACATACTATACACTTCGGAACTCGTGGTGTTGAATCGCAAAGGCCGCATGTTAGATCAATTTTTAAAGATAAGCCAGCTGAAACGTCCAGACCATCCAGCGCAGAGAGGGAGACATCAAGTAAGAAGGAATATGAAACATTTCATGGAACGTCCTCTAGTCCAAGAAGCTctatttttgatatatttaggaTAAGAAGAAAGAGCGATTCAAAGAAACACCAGTCGCTGATACAGAATGTGAAAGGTGCTATAGCTGGTACATCAAAAGAGTCTCCTGAAAATTCAAAAGCCGACCAAAGTTCTTTGGACCCTAAAGAGTCtcataaaaagtattattatacgGTAACGGGAGCTTCTTCCCGAAAGTCTAGCCCGATTACTAGGGTTATGGATATTTTTAGAAGCAAACCAAACTCGCAATCTGATCAAAATGCTACCGAAACAACAAAAAAGAAGAACACAAAACAAATTCGTCGTTCCTCCATAGGAACTACTTCTCCCACTTACCATAAAAATTCATACGCATCATTAGATCCTGTACAGGCAAAACAGTTGTTTAGAGAAGTTCGTGGGCTACCCAAGTATGACCCATACCTATCTATAGTTCAAATATCTTTAGGTGGAAGAGATAAGACAAggctacttttaaatttttttaaatatcataaatGTTATGAGATACTTCCGAAATCAGCAAAAGTCATTATATTTGACACTCAATTTCCGGTAAGAAAAACTTTTCCTACTCTTGTCTCACATGGCATTCGATCCGCTCCATTATGGGATGCTAATAAGAAGTTGCTCGTAGGAATGATTACAGTCACTGATTTTATTCGAATTTTGTTACTTcatgaaaaagaaaatttgtCCATGGATGACTTTGAAAAACATACACTTCATAATTGGCGTAAAATCTTACGACCAACAAGGAAACCTTTATGTAGTGCTAGCCCAGATCAGTCTCTACACGATGCTATTAATCTGCTCAGTAAAAATAGAGTTCATCGTCTTCTCATGATGGATCCCATAACTGGAGATGTATTGTATATTTTGTCTCATAAAAGAATATTACGATTCTTGTTTGTATACCTAAacgaatttcctgaattaacaTTTTTTCACAAGAATATGATGGACTTAAATATAGGAACGTATGAAGACATTATTTCTGTCACCGATAATACGTCTATTCAGGAAGCTTTTCAGCTACTATTAGAAAAAGATATTTCTGCTTTGCCTATTTTGGATGAAAATGGAGTACTAATCGATGTCTATGCGAAATATGAAGTACTAAATTTAGTAagtgaaaaattatatttaaatttgtcTTTAACAGTAGGCGAGGTACGAAACAAAAAGAAAGACTGGGAAGAGAAGCTTCAAAAATGTCTTTCAAGTATTACTTTATACGAGGCCTTAGAAATAATAGTTAGAACTGAAAGTCATCGACTATTATTAGTAAATAAGGATGATAAGCTTGTAGGTATAGTTTCTCTGTCAGATATTTTAGTTTACCTTAACAGAGTTATTCCAACTGAGAAAAAGGTTTCAACTCTTCAAGAAATATTTCGCCCCTTGGAAGTAAATAAAGTTCCTGAATCTTTAAAAGAGAGTGAAAATGAGGTAATTACGATTACAGTACCTAATATTCTAGCACAAAGTGTACCTGAGGCTGTCGAAGTGGCATGTGAACCAAATAGTTCTACGGGAAATAATGTTACAGAGACAATTACGAATACGAATAACTTGGAGACTGAAGTAGAAAAAGCTAGTCCGACAATTGAATCAGACACTGTTGGCATTAACGAATCAGTAGAAGAAGTACCACAATCTCAAtga